One region of Dioscorea cayenensis subsp. rotundata cultivar TDr96_F1 unplaced genomic scaffold, TDr96_F1_v2_PseudoChromosome.rev07_lg8_w22 25.fasta BLBR01000333.1, whole genome shotgun sequence genomic DNA includes:
- the LOC120254070 gene encoding uncharacterized protein LOC120254070, translated as MEQGKEKSAPPVYQPELPYPAKKELLINKRKLEDVLLVTFSEECSALITNSLPKKEKDPRGFIIPFTTGGLIDEKALTDLGESINLMPYKIFQKLGLEELKPTPMTLQLADSSIKQPHGIIEDALVKVDKFIFPVDFVILDINNIVEVPLILGKPFLAACKALIDVKDGRMAL; from the exons ATGGAGCAGGGTAAGGAGAAGAGTGCACCACCTGTGTATCAACCAGAACTCCCCTACCCTGCGAAG AAGGAATTGCTcataaataagagaaaattggaagaCGTGTTATTAGTAACATTCAGTGAGGAGTGTTCAGCATTGATCACCAACTCTCTCCCCAAGAAGGAAAAAGACCCTAGAGGATTCATTATTCCTTTCACGACTGGAGGGTTGATTGATGAAAAGGCACTCACTGATTTGGGGGAAAGCATAAATCTCATGccttataaaatatttcaaaagctTGGGCTTGAGGAGCTGAAGCCCACTCCGATGACACTACAATTGGCCGATAGTTCCATCAAACAACCCCATGGAATCATTGAAGATGCTTTGGTGAAGGtagacaaatttatttttccagtGGACTTTGTTATCTTGGATATCAATAACATTGTTGAGGTGCCATTAATTTTGGGCAAACCATTTTTGGCTGCATGcaaggctcttattgatgtCAAGGATGGTCGCATGGCACTTTGA